The DNA segment GGGCCGCGTGCAGCTGGGCAAGAACTTCACCAAGGATGAGAACGCCAAGATCGTGGCCTTCCTGAAGACCCTGACCGGCGACCAGCCCCAGATCGGCATGCCGGTGCTGCCGCCCTCGAGCGACGCCACCCCGCGCCCCACTCCGTTCGACAAGAAGAAGTAACTCCGGTCGGACTCTGACCCTGTTAGCTCCGCCCCGCCACAGCGCGAACTGCGGCAGAGCCTTTCCTCGCGCACCCGGTGTTTTGCCGGGTGCGCTTTTTTTCATCACAATAGCGACCCTGACCTTGATTGCCCGACTGCGACCCGCCATGCCCCCGCGCACCACCGCCACCACTGCTGCCACCCGCCTTGCCTCCGCACGCACCCGTCGTCCGCAGGCGCTGGCTGCACAGGCCCAGCAGCAGGCGCAGGACGCACAGCTGGCAGAGCGCCTGCGCCAGGCAGGCCTGCAGCCCACCCGCCAGCGCTTGGCCATGGCCCGGGTACTGCTGGGTGCGCCGGTGCACATGCATGCCGAACAGGTGCTGCAGGCCGCACGCCAGCACTACCCCAGCCTGTCGCGCGCCACGGTCTACGCCAGCCTGCCGCTGTTTGCCGAGCGTGGCCTGCTGCGCGCGCTGCCGCTGGGGCTGGAACACACGGTCTATGACTCCAGCACCGAAGTCCACCCCCACCTGCTGATCGAAGACAGCGGCGAGGTGCTGGATCTGCCGCCCGACTGCATCCGCTGGGATGCGCTGCCGCCCCTGGCCCCGGGCCTGGAAGTGGCCGCCATCGACATGGTGGTGCGCGTGCGCCGCACCGCGGCTGCGCCAGACGCTGCCGCCAGCGCGGCCTGATCGTCCCGCAAGGCAGGGCCACGCTCCACGCGCCTGCGCGTTCCCGCTCCACCCCACCGGCTTTCACACCCGCCTGGCGATGCCGCCCCGCGGTGGCATGCCACGCCTGCGCAGCCGCCACGGCCTGGCGCTGGCCCGGGGGCCCCTGCGCCTTTGAGACCAGGCGGCCGTGCGGGCATGTGCTTCTGCGGCCGGCATGCAGCCATGCAATTTCTGCACAAAATGATGCTAATCACATACACATTGCCCCCATGCAGCACTCTATTTTTGTGCACGTTCCGTGCCGCACCGCGATGGCAACCGGCCCCAAAAAACTGCAACCCACCCCAATGAATCAATCAGTTAGCGGCATCCACAACCCTGCTAGCACCATTCCAGGGATTGCACAAACTTACGTCTTATATAAGACATAAATTACACAAATAGCGGTTTATGCGTTTTCCTCCCTACAATGCGGCCATGGGTTGTGCAGACCCCGTCCGCAAGGGCAGTCGGCACCGTCCTTTGCATCCTGTGCATCAATGAGGAAACGCCCTGGCATGTACCAGGGCGGAGGAGACTGGCCCGCATCCACCGATGCGGGCCTTTTTTATGGCGCAACGCCCGGCCAGCCGCAGGCCGGCCCTCCAGACCCTGGCGGCTGATGGGCATCCGAGGTGTTTCCGGCACGCCACAGCCACCGCCCCTGACAGTATGTCCCCAAGCGGCGCCAGTCTGGGTGCCCCCCCTGCCGCAACGGTGCACGGCAGGCCCGGCACACCCCGGCGAAAGCAGGCTACTGGCAGCACTTCCGATACTGCTGTGGCTGCACCGGGTAGGCGCCTTGGCGCACAATACGGCCGGTGTCCATCCCCCAGTCTTTCCTCCAGGAGTTGCTTGCCCGCGTCGATGTGGTTGACGTGGTCGGCCGCTATGTGCCGCTGAAAAAAGGCGGCGCCAACTTCATGGGGCTGTGCCCTTTCCATGGGGAAAAGTCGCCCTCGTTCAGCGTCAGCCCCTCCAAGCAGTTCTACCACTGCTTTGGCTGCGGCAAGAACGGCAATGCCATCAGCTTCCTGATGGAGCACACCGGCATGGGCTTTG comes from the Comamonas terrigena NBRC 13299 genome and includes:
- a CDS encoding Fur family transcriptional regulator, with the translated sequence MPPRTTATTAATRLASARTRRPQALAAQAQQQAQDAQLAERLRQAGLQPTRQRLAMARVLLGAPVHMHAEQVLQAARQHYPSLSRATVYASLPLFAERGLLRALPLGLEHTVYDSSTEVHPHLLIEDSGEVLDLPPDCIRWDALPPLAPGLEVAAIDMVVRVRRTAAAPDAAASAA